TTCACATTTAAACTTAGCGGGCTAAGTGTAAGAATGAAAGAACtgtattatgaaatacaaaaacttaatataaagaaatcagtAGACTATGACCAATTAATGGAGAAACATTGAAACACCTACCAAAACGGGCGATTACTAAAttattacacataattaatgctgCTTTTAAACCGAAATACTTCCCAAGTATAtggaaagaaaaagttttcaacAATGAGAAagcaaatcaataaaattaaaacggacctgcAATCAAGGGCAGCAACGTAATTTGCTAGAAATGGGACAAGACTAGGATCAACAAGACAAATCTTTCCGGTATCTCGATAGGACTACACGGACGAGAAAGAACTTTCCAGAGAAACGGAATGGATTAGACTAAAACATAATCCAAAATAGAAGCTTCTTTTAGTGGCGTATACAAGTAATTTCGTGATGTTATAAATGCAATGAGACATATAAACGCATAATTAACAAagtatagaaattaaaaactatttgaatACTAAGTttaacgtttgaagaaaaaattaaattaaaaattcatacttgTCCACATTCTTCACATTTAAACTTAGCGGGATGTTCCAATTCTCTATGATTCTCCAAATCAGCAATACTATTCCAAACGGTTACGCAACGTTCACATTGATATTTATACCCATCATCAACAACAGCATTCAaacgtttatttttacttatttgCCTGGAACATTTCCGTTTCCGGCCGCGTcgtttcttttcattttcgcCACCGTTCCCATCCGATTTACTGAATCCACTCGATTCGCTGCATATTTCcgatttaataacaatatcgCTATTGTCATCGCCATTTTCTTTGTTACTACTACTTTGATTACCATCATCGTTTTCTTTGTCCTCTTCTTCGGTGTTCATCGAAAACAATACGTCTTCGATTAATTTAACGATTGCTTCTTTGTTCTTATCTTTAGTTAACGAAACGTAAACTTTTGGCGTataatgtttctttttatatttatgggTATAAAGAATTTCGTGTGACTTAAATGTACGATCGCAATATTCGCAATACGTTAATTTTGGGAGATAGAACAAATTCGCTTGGTCCGTACACTTTGTTAACCAATGCTTTGAAGCGAAAACGTACGAATCAAAAGTTTCGCAACATGTTATGCATTCGTAATTAACATCGGTGGTGTGTTGTTTTTGGTGAGCTAATAACCATCTTTTATCGGCGTAAGTTCGGTTGCAATATTCACATTGTAATAATTGTTCGGTTAAGAATTTTTGAACGTTTTTATTCGATGGTGtatctttttcttgaaacCCACCACTTTGCTCTAATAAATCGGGTGCTACTgttgatacatttttaatttcgtcgTTTAAAGCTTTGCAATCTTCGTTGTCATCATCAGTTTTATCGACACCGTTTTTATTGATATGTAAATTTTCTGCACAATTTTCTACGTGTTTATTAGCTGATGCTGGTGTGGCAAAAACTTGATAACAATTTTCGCATTTCCAAACTGTAACATCGCTTCTATAAAACTTTGAAATATCACCTGCTTTTTTACAATGATTTTCTTTATGTATTCTTAAACGATTCTCACTAACAAACTGTTTGTTACAATGTTCACAtacattaatatttgtttcatCATGACTTGTCTGATGAcgttctaaattatttttacttacaaACTGTTTTCCACACGTTGAAcaatcaaatttcattctcATCCCTTTATCGATATCTTTTATATCAACATTCGGTTTTAAGACAACTTTTTCAGCGTTAAATTCGCACTGGTGTCTTTGATATTGATATTTCGTTGGGAAATTCGTGTCGCAATTCTGGCAAGCTATCATAGTTGGAATATTAGGTATCTTAGATTCCCTTTTCTGATTATGCTGAGAATTAACTGTAGGTTTACAATCCATTGAGTCAGTTTCGGATAGTACATTTTCATCCAAGCTTCCGATTTTAATCACTCTTATCGAAGAATTATCAACATTTACCATTGGgagtttaaaatgtaatttttcacTTTGAAAATGAGAATTCGGTGATACATCCGGACTTACCGGCGTTTTCATGATGCATTCTTGTGACATATTGTCGATTTCGTACTCTAGAGTACTCACCGTTGTATCAGGGACCATTTGATGAACGTTTATAAAAGATAAATCACTTGCGTTCATCTTCAATGCAACTAGATGATCCGAATTGGGCTCAACGATCACATTTGCTATGCTTCCTGGTTCATAGAGATCTGGAAAATGATCACGTAGAATACcacgaaattatttataataacaaattttattttttttggtaactAGGTAATCCAGATTGTCGTTGCTATGCTGACAAAAACTAACCAAaaatgttgacattttaagTTAATATGTGATGTTGACATTTTAGGTTACCTTTCAAAGAAATGTATAAATCAAAAGATTTTTCTTCAACAGTAAAATACGTGTACATTTTcgcaaatttctttttctactcCAAAATGAAATTCCCCGCAGTGaataagcaaatttaatgcttACGAATATGgcactaaaatttttaaacgatgACCGAACAGAGTGGAGTTCCACGAAATACCAACTTAAagtaacctaaaaatataaaatcacTACctttacttaaattaattaacattctctttataaataaaacaagacTTATGTATCATAAAAAGatacataaaaaacattaattgttattaaaattttatttaaaataatcaaatagttaaagtgaaaattttaGGTTAAGTATAGATACCTGCAAAGTGAGATTAGAATGTatctttaacaataaaaattttattgaaattaatgttgaaaggttacataataaataaatatttcttcatattcataacgaattttctttttaaataaataaaatcttccTATAAAggcaatattttaatttaacctaaCCAACCTGAAGTTGACTCGAGTTGACTCAaaaataccaacctaaatcatcaaaatcataaaatgcaagcttaaattaatacaatggggtcatacacgattttttttttattatattttctgaaagtttatataaaaatatagttaccgttattttttttttttttattttcgaacaaagtcattgttaaaaaaattattgaaaatttatatacccatttgcgcttttaaaattcccgcGTTGATGACGTACGATTCTCACTTTTGCGTCCCCTGCTCCCCGCTCAAATGCGAGAAAGAGATGAACGTCATTTaggttgtattgaaaagagatagagtgtttgtaggttatgtttattatgttttgttcatggatgtaatagagacactctattacatccatggttttattttgacactgtcacaccgcaagcgctatctaacggacaatttaacttgttttaggcAGTGCGGTTCCTACGTCACAGAAAAGTcgcgaaattatttcgtttgaatatttgctatttttcacttcaaattaggcaaaatataaaattgatcaaaatatttcttttactttgtgttcatgcatatacttgcatatatcgtttgacataaaaattttctctaaatttaataagtgtgtatgaccccatACCTCATGTAATGCACTAAAAGGTATTGccctttgattatataatcaaaggtatTGCCCTTGTATTGCCAATTTATCAATGccatataaaaatgttgaagaaagttttatttaaattatcgacctttacttttttacttattatcTATTAAAAAGGCAGCCAtaagtaaaaattacaaacaatttccTGTAGAAGCTTTGACAGTAGACAAGGGGAATTCCCTAATTgacttttttgtattattcgcGCGGAAATCTAGCTTTTTATTCGAAATGTTTAGACAAAGAGGCCAAACAActattgaaattataaaattaatgctTAAACATTCCTagacaggaaattttatttcttatttgttTGTATCTTTCCAGTTCTTCTTCTGATGATGCgcttttgaagttaaaaagtCCAGCCTTAACATCAACAGTTTTGAACAATTCTTAAATACTGATGTTGTGATGTTATGAGCTACTACTAAATTTAAGATCCATATTTGatgattaatgtttataactcaaaagaAACTCGAATCCTTCACATGTCAGCCACTTAACTGATAAGTTCAAACTGCCAAAAACccaatgaattaaaataaatacgaattaattatttaaaattacatttattaaatcaagatttttacttcaaacataaaaacattcATTAAACACCTTATACACATTCCAtcttataatatttttgtaattaaagaaCTTTTTGGAAACCTCATACCTAAACAACAACtttgaaataatcaattcttctaattcttatgaaaaaaaaaacatctacAAAACAAGaagcataaaaaaaatcaaaactaaataactgttaaaaacactaaaaattcTATTATGCACATTGCGCTTTATTACAAATTCCATAAATATGCCCGTAACGTTCAGGTAATAATATggaatcaattaaaaattttcccaATGCAAACTTGGTAATAACACGTGATTTTCCTGGAGTATCTTGCGAAATAGTGTACTCTAAGCCAGGCATATCTAAAACATTTCATaatcaataacaaaaaattaattattttatagataaataacacaatttattATACCTGCTATATGCGGTggattaacaataataaattttaatccaGAACCTTTAACAATATCCATTTGTCTCTGATGATCAGAATTTATCTCCTTAAAAACCGGGGGAACCTTTTCAggttcataaaataaaaatgcagATAAACAAATTGAGATGATCTCAACATTCAACTCCTTCATAGCTTGTACTATGTTTTTGGTACCCTCACTAAGAACTGTGGTGGCTTTCAAATCATTTCGTGTACCCAAGACAACTACCACAGCAGTAACTCCTTTAATAGCATTCAAAACATCTTTGTAATCGAGGACGTCTCCTTTAACAACTTCGACGCTGTCGCGTAAATGATCAGGTAGAAGAGATGGATTTCGAACAAATGCGCGAACGTTTAATCCTAACAAACATTAAGAAAATGGATAAAATCGAGATTAAAGTTACAAAATGAtgaacataacctataaatgtAATGTAAATATTCGAATATAATGTAAATTTTACCTTTTTGGACAGCCGCTTCGACTGCACATAACCCAGTCATTCCGGTCGAACCAAAAATCACAATTCTTTCCATTTTGTGCGTTTATTAGTCGAATAATACCttaattgcaattttcaaacatgactacaatttgacgttttagaTATGGTTTAgattttgttgataaattagGGATCTTTATTGGTTACtgcttaaaattttaaattacgaatcatatacataaaataatagattctcaatttagattatttctacattcattatatttatttatattttaaaataaaaaaatcaaacgatttcttttacctttaaaatcaaattgatgTAAGCGACctctataaagaaaaaaaacaagtttaaatttaaaaatcacgcTATATATTTACACATATAAGTTTTACCATTTACAGTATTaatattacaattattatttacatttatactATTCTcgttttttacatttattgtattattagaaataaaagagCCATAAATTGAAACAGGTTGACATATAAGGTAACCTAACTTGGTGTAAAATGGTTCTTGCCCCtttgttgataaataaattacttttaattttaaaacatttttacagtATTCTTCCGCTCGTTTCATTAAATACGTTCCATAACCTTTTCCtcttaaatcttttaaaataaccacTGATTCAATATAACAACTTCCTGGTATACTCGGGATGGGTGAAAGTTTACAATGCCCAATAACACGGTCGTTTTCGTctaataatattaaagaagtCGGTAATTTATCACTGGAACAGTCTAAACTTCGCATCCGGGCAGTTTCGCTTCGTTTCCATTCATCGTTAATTAACTTACAACATTCTAATTTGTATTTTGGGTGTTTATGTATGGGCACTACAGGAAAATCCATTtctaaaatgaattaaattgattataagTGTGTTTTACAAAAAGTTTAGTTAATATTACTCtttttatatgttaaaatataactagatgaaacataacctaaaaagaattttcgagcaattctcattttttttcgctttttatacaaataaaactttCCAAATGCATCGTGGaatgtatattttaatattaacaacaCCGTTTAATCACATCTACAACATAATTTCACATGAAATGGAATGCATTATCAGCTGTGTTGAAAGTTGAGTGAAGTAAACATTCGTAAAAAGCGAAAGcataacgaaaataaaaactatttttattgaattaacgGTGAATTTTGATTAAGCAAACATTAcctttttcgttttcaaacTAGAACGTgagtttttattgaaatatctttaatatgctaaaaataacctaaaaatattctgTGGCAAAGCTAGAGTTtctctaaaaatatctttatttttaagaaaatgcaACGTATGGGAGTACCAGGAAGCCTTACAGATAATCCTTTAAGTATTTCATGGCATGATTCCGCTTGGATTCCAAATTTAAATACTCAAAATGTTATGGATTACTTTTCAGAGCGGtctaatccattttttgatcgAACTTGTAATAATGAGATTGTTAAAATGCAACGGCTAAATCCTGATCACTTGAAGTAAATTGCtttctttgtttaaaattgaattaaaacatttttttctttagtaaCATGGTTGGTTTAGAATACACTTTATTGCACGTCCAAGAACCaattttatatgttattaGAAAACAACATAGACACAGTGTTCAACAAGTGACCCCTTTAGCT
This genomic stretch from Onthophagus taurus isolate NC chromosome 7, IU_Otau_3.0, whole genome shotgun sequence harbors:
- the LOC111422790 gene encoding flavin reductase (NADPH), coding for MERIVIFGSTGMTGLCAVEAAVQKGLNVRAFVRNPSLLPDHLRDSVEVVKGDVLDYKDVLNAIKGVTAVVVVLGTRNDLKATTVLSEGTKNIVQAMKELNVEIISICLSAFLFYEPEKVPPVFKEINSDHQRQMDIVKGSGLKFIIVNPPHIADMPGLEYTISQDTPGKSRVITKFALGKFLIDSILLPERYGHIYGICNKAQCA
- the LOC111422838 gene encoding N-alpha-acetyltransferase 80 isoform X2 yields the protein MDFPVVPIHKHPKYKLECCKLINDEWKRSETARMRSLDCSSDKLPTSLILLDENDRVIGHCKLSPIPSIPGSCYIESVVILKDLRGKGYGTYLMKRAEEYCKNVLKLKVIYLSTKGQEPFYTKLGYLICQPVSIYGSFISNNTINVKNENSINVNNNCNINTVNGKTYMCKYIA
- the LOC111422858 gene encoding testis-specific zinc finger protein topi, yielding MYTYFTVEEKSFDLYISLKDLYEPGSIANVIVEPNSDHLVALKMNASDLSFINVHQMVPDTTVSTLEYEIDNMSQECIMKTPVSPDVSPNSHFQSEKLHFKLPMVNVDNSSIRVIKIGSLDENVLSETDSMDCKPTVNSQHNQKRESKIPNIPTMIACQNCDTNFPTKYQYQRHQCEFNAEKVVLKPNVDIKDIDKGMRMKFDCSTCGKQFVSKNNLERHQTSHDETNINVCEHCNKQFVSENRLRIHKENHCKKAGDISKFYRSDVTVWKCENCYQVFATPASANKHVENCAENLHINKNGVDKTDDDNEDCKALNDEIKNVSTVAPDLLEQSGGFQEKDTPSNKNVQKFLTEQLLQCEYCNRTYADKRWLLAHQKQHTTDVNYECITCCETFDSYVFASKHWLTKCTDQANLFYLPKLTYCEYCDRTFKSHEILYTHKYKKKHYTPKVYVSLTKDKNKEAIVKLIEDVLFSMNTEEEDKENDDGNQSSSNKENGDDNSDIVIKSEICSESSGFSKSDGNGGENEKKRRGRKRKCSRQISKNKRLNAVVDDGYKYQCERCVTVWNSIADLENHRELEHPAKFKCEECGQVVHSAKALLIHSRAHQSLKPYVCEICKRCYSQTSHLWQHMRFHQGIKPFACPHEGCEARYTIRPDLKDHIRKVHTRERPFKCSVCDKCFLTGSVYYQHRLIHTNDRRYGCDICQKRFFRADALNNHRRIHTDERPYPCDICGRQFRQKGDRNKHVRTQHPS
- the LOC111422838 gene encoding N-alpha-acetyltransferase 80 isoform X1, whose translation is MRIARKFFLGYVSSSYILTYKKKMDFPVVPIHKHPKYKLECCKLINDEWKRSETARMRSLDCSSDKLPTSLILLDENDRVIGHCKLSPIPSIPGSCYIESVVILKDLRGKGYGTYLMKRAEEYCKNVLKLKVIYLSTKGQEPFYTKLGYLICQPVSIYGSFISNNTINVKNENSINVNNNCNINTVNGKTYMCKYIA